From Woronichinia naegeliana WA131, the proteins below share one genomic window:
- a CDS encoding Rieske (2Fe-2S) protein translates to MNRREFVTLAGVGGAIACLPEIVSAETANFVAVGTVKELDKTGKLLVKDTPVGKVLIIKNPSGKGLTAVNPSCPHKGCTVDWKAEEKSFVCPCHDATFSSTGAVTEGPAKKALKTYQTKVSGDTILVKA, encoded by the coding sequence ATGAATCGTCGTGAATTTGTCACCCTAGCCGGTGTGGGCGGTGCGATCGCTTGTCTGCCAGAAATTGTTAGTGCGGAAACGGCCAACTTTGTCGCGGTGGGAACCGTTAAAGAATTAGATAAAACGGGGAAATTGTTGGTAAAAGACACGCCCGTCGGCAAAGTTCTGATCATTAAAAATCCGAGTGGCAAGGGTCTGACTGCTGTTAATCCCTCCTGTCCCCATAAAGGTTGTACGGTGGATTGGAAGGCAGAGGAAAAAAGTTTTGTTTGCCCCTGTCACGATGCCACTTTTAGTAGTACTGGGGCTGTAACTGAAGGGCCGGCCAAAAAAGCTCTGAAGACTTATCAAACGAAGGTTTCTGGTGACACTATTTTGGTGAAAGCTTAA